One region of Candidatus Zixiibacteriota bacterium genomic DNA includes:
- a CDS encoding ABC transporter permease — MGLILGYTLRNLAVRKLTTTLTVSGLSLVVFVFAAVMMLAHGLEKTLVATGSADNAIVVRAAASTETVSLLSREQGAIVKTQPEILLGGDGAPVAAGEIVVLINIDKRKNGEPANVVIRGTVPAAFPLRPNVKLTSGRMFTPGTSEVIAGSAVAANFRGCGLGEHVTFAGREWNVVGTFDAGGAGFDSELWGDVEQVQQSFRRPILSSMTVKLRDPAEFQKFKERLESDPRLTIDVKRELDYYADQSRATATFIRVIGTVISIIFAFGAMVGAMITMYATVANRTVEIGTLRAIGFSRRAVMLVFLIESLWLSLIGAGIGLVAASLMSLVRISTTNWDTLSELAFGFAVSPQIILGSLIFAVAMGLCGGFLPAVRAARANIVESLRAA, encoded by the coding sequence ATGGGACTGATTCTCGGATATACACTGCGCAATCTCGCCGTCCGCAAGCTGACGACGACACTGACTGTTTCCGGGCTGAGCTTGGTCGTATTCGTCTTTGCGGCGGTGATGATGCTGGCCCATGGCTTGGAGAAGACGTTGGTGGCAACCGGTTCGGCGGACAACGCCATCGTCGTGCGCGCCGCGGCCAGCACCGAGACCGTTTCGTTGCTCTCACGGGAGCAGGGGGCGATCGTCAAGACCCAGCCAGAGATTCTGCTGGGGGGCGATGGCGCGCCGGTCGCCGCCGGCGAAATCGTTGTGCTCATCAACATCGACAAGCGTAAGAACGGCGAGCCGGCCAATGTCGTCATTCGCGGAACCGTGCCCGCTGCCTTTCCGTTGCGTCCCAACGTGAAGCTCACGTCCGGCCGCATGTTCACGCCGGGGACCTCGGAGGTGATCGCCGGCAGCGCCGTCGCCGCCAATTTCCGCGGTTGCGGACTGGGTGAGCATGTGACCTTTGCCGGTCGTGAGTGGAATGTGGTGGGTACGTTCGACGCCGGCGGGGCCGGGTTTGATTCGGAGCTCTGGGGCGATGTCGAGCAGGTGCAGCAGTCGTTCCGTCGGCCGATTCTCTCGTCGATGACCGTGAAACTGCGCGATCCCGCCGAATTCCAGAAGTTCAAGGAGCGATTGGAGAGCGATCCGCGTCTGACCATCGATGTCAAGCGGGAGCTCGACTACTATGCCGATCAGTCGCGCGCCACGGCGACCTTCATCCGGGTCATCGGGACCGTGATCTCGATCATTTTCGCCTTCGGCGCCATGGTCGGCGCCATGATCACGATGTACGCCACGGTCGCCAACCGCACGGTGGAGATCGGCACCTTGCGCGCCATCGGCTTCTCCCGCCGGGCCGTGATGCTGGTCTTCCTCATCGAGTCGCTCTGGCTGTCGTTGATCGGCGCCGGCATCGGCCTGGTGGCCGCCTCCCTGATGTCGCTCGTGCGAATCTCGACCACCAATTGGGATACACTCTCCGAGCTCGCATTCGGTTTTGCCGTTTCCCCGCAGATTATCCTGGGGTCGCTGATCTTCGCCGTTGCCATGGGTCTCTGCGGCGGTTTCCTCCCCGCTGTACGCGCCGCCCGCGCCAACATCGTCGAATCACTGCGCGCGGCGTAG
- a CDS encoding Xaa-Pro peptidase family protein: MRYGRRRRLTIGIASICVALAVVFVAGPVMGQTPNPPAPAVIGSETFHQRRLALLDSLKDGLAVLCSQGEMTADGYRAVGNFWYLTGRDEPGAILVLQPGTPEDEILLLRPRDPESEQWTGERPALTESLQVAWSFDRIRRVDRLDGIVLARMKQSPRLHLISSLVRTSDPIPPDLEMYSQVAARIPGTEITNSSRFVERMRMIKSDAEIAAIEKAIALTHQGITDELAAVHPGTTELALDGVLEESLKRRGVEHLAFEPIIGTGPDAAIVHYGKRERVLAAGDLLLIDCGAEWDHYCSDITRTVPVDGFFTPEQAALYDIVLAAQTAAIAAVRPGVTLRQIDSTARAVIRQSGYVDQMIHFTAHHLGLEVHDAADEALPLAPGMVIAVEPGIYLPDRKIGVRIEDDVLVTPEGNRVLSAAIPRERAAVESWLAAVRK, encoded by the coding sequence GTGAGGTACGGAAGACGCAGAAGACTGACGATCGGCATCGCATCAATCTGTGTGGCACTTGCCGTGGTGTTTGTTGCGGGCCCCGTGATGGGGCAGACGCCGAATCCTCCCGCCCCTGCCGTCATCGGCAGCGAGACGTTCCATCAGCGCCGCCTCGCGCTCCTCGATTCCCTGAAGGACGGCCTGGCGGTCCTCTGCTCCCAAGGAGAGATGACGGCGGATGGATACCGTGCCGTCGGCAACTTCTGGTACCTGACCGGCCGGGATGAACCGGGTGCCATACTGGTGCTGCAGCCCGGTACGCCGGAGGATGAGATCCTGCTTCTGAGACCGCGCGATCCCGAGTCGGAACAGTGGACCGGAGAGCGTCCGGCGCTCACTGAGTCGCTCCAGGTTGCCTGGAGCTTCGATCGTATCCGTCGCGTTGACCGGCTCGATGGAATCGTGCTGGCCCGGATGAAGCAGTCGCCGCGACTCCATCTGATCTCTTCATTGGTCCGCACCTCCGACCCGATTCCGCCCGACCTGGAGATGTACAGCCAAGTGGCCGCGCGCATTCCCGGAACGGAGATCACGAACTCATCGCGGTTCGTGGAGCGCATGCGCATGATCAAGTCCGACGCGGAGATCGCCGCCATCGAGAAGGCGATCGCGCTGACGCATCAGGGGATCACCGACGAGCTGGCGGCGGTCCATCCCGGCACAACTGAGTTGGCGCTCGATGGCGTGTTGGAGGAGTCGCTCAAGCGTCGCGGCGTGGAGCATCTGGCTTTTGAGCCGATCATCGGCACCGGTCCCGATGCCGCCATCGTGCACTACGGTAAACGGGAACGCGTGCTGGCCGCCGGGGACCTGCTCCTGATCGACTGCGGCGCCGAGTGGGACCACTATTGCTCTGACATCACACGGACTGTACCGGTCGATGGTTTCTTTACGCCGGAGCAGGCGGCGTTGTACGACATCGTTCTGGCGGCCCAGACTGCGGCCATCGCCGCGGTCCGGCCGGGTGTGACCCTGCGCCAGATCGACTCGACCGCACGCGCGGTGATTCGCCAATCGGGATATGTCGACCAGATGATCCACTTCACGGCGCACCATCTCGGCCTGGAGGTCCATGATGCCGCCGATGAAGCGCTGCCGTTGGCACCGGGGATGGTGATCGCCGTCGAGCCGGGGATCTACCTTCCCGACCGGAAGATCGGGGTGCGCATCGAGGACGATGTCCTCGTGACACCCGAGGGCAACCGCGTCCTTTCGGCGGCGATCCCGCGTGAGCGGGCCGCGGTTGAATCATGGCTGGCGGCGGTGAGAAAGTAG